Sequence from the Actinomycetota bacterium genome:
GATGCAAAACGCCACCGAAGCGGCCACCATGCTCGAGTTCCAGGGTCACATCAGCCAGGGCAACGTCTGACCCCGGCCGGCAGCCGGTAGCACCACAAAACCGCCTATGATCAGGCGGCGATGACCGAACGGGACTCCGGGTACAGGCCGATCCGGTACCACGAGCTCACCAAGCACAGCCCGACATCCGTGCGCGCCGGCACACATCGAATCGACTGGATGGACCAGCCCGAGCCGTTCAAGAACTACCTCGACCTGATCCCGATCCCCCTACCGAAGCGCTCCCCCAACACCGGGTTTCCGGTATCGAGCGCGTTGATCGGTCGGCTTGGGGAGCTCCGGGAGCTCGACTGGGCAGAGCTGGCCCGTATCCTGAAGCTGGCTGCCGGCGTCAAGAGCGTCCGCCCCCAGCCTTCCGGCACTCCGGTCTACCTGCGCAACTACGCATGTGCCGGCGCCCTCTACCCCATCGAGGTCTACGCTGCGTGCTCGGGAGTCGCCGGGCTCGAGGACGGCCTCTACCACTACAACCCCCAGGACGACGCCCTGCGGCTCATCCGGCCCGGCGACTCCCGCCCGTACCTGGTCCGGGCCGGAGGCTTCCGCCCGAGCCTGGCACAGGCCCCCTTGACGGTGATCCTCACGGGCATCCCGTGGCGCACCAACTGGAAGTACCGGGCCCGCGGCTACCGCCACCTGTTCTGGGACTCCGGGATGATCGTAGCCAACCTGCTGGCGCTCGCCGCCTCCGGCGGGCACACCTCAGAGGTGGTCGCCGGATTCGCCGACGACGAGCTGGACCGACTGGTCGGGATCGACGGCCGAACCGAGATGTCGCTCTGCCTGGTCCCCATGGGCTTCGGACAGGGCGACCGGGAGGCCGCCGCGGCATCGGAGGGACCCGCTGCGGAGATCGAACACGCGGTGGGCAAGCTGTCGTTTCGAACCCGGGAGTACGACGAGGTCCTCGAAGCCCACCTGGCGACCACCCTGCGGAGCCCGGCCGAGGCGCAGTTCTGGCAGCAGGACCCCTACCCG
This genomic interval carries:
- a CDS encoding SagB family peptide dehydrogenase, whose product is MTERDSGYRPIRYHELTKHSPTSVRAGTHRIDWMDQPEPFKNYLDLIPIPLPKRSPNTGFPVSSALIGRLGELRELDWAELARILKLAAGVKSVRPQPSGTPVYLRNYACAGALYPIEVYAACSGVAGLEDGLYHYNPQDDALRLIRPGDSRPYLVRAGGFRPSLAQAPLTVILTGIPWRTNWKYRARGYRHLFWDSGMIVANLLALAASGGHTSEVVAGFADDELDRLVGIDGRTEMSLCLVPMGFGQGDREAAAASEGPAAEIEHAVGKLSFRTREYDEVLEAHLATTLRSPAEAQFWQQDPYPNKAPPPEPTALTGIEKTIRRRGSKRQFSWKSILKEDLEGIISASTYSLACDWGQDLTQIGVIANAVDGVEPGAYAAVWGMQQIAFGNLREKAKFLCLEQDLGGDAAATLFLMTDLEDAAATLGPRSYRAAQLNAGIVGGRIYLSAYASGLGATGLTFYDEEVRSFFQTEAEPMLVVAVGR